TCGGGATTCTTCACCTCCACGCGGGAAACTTCCCACTTGGGGAGCGTGAAGAGGCGCTTGCGGCGCAGCGCGTCGAAGGAAACGTCGAGTTTTTCCCAGCTCGGGCTTTCGATTTCCAGGAGCGCCTGGTCCCAGTCGCGCAGCGCGTAGAGCTTGTCGTCCTCCTTGCCAAACAAGACGTCCGTCGTACGCTCGCCCTCACCGCGTTTTTCGACGAGCTCGACGTCGAGGTACGGCGCGCCCAGGCCGTGGGCCCTGCGTTCGGTGCCCGCGGCATGCTCGGAGACGACGGAAGACGCGCTCATGTGTTCGAGGGCGTAGAGGAAATCGTCCACGGCCTCCTTTTCGGCGGGCGATGCCTGCGGCTCCACGAGGCGCCACGCGTTGTCGCGCTTTTCGAGCGCGAGCGATTCCTCCGGGCGGCGCACGGCCATGCGCAGGAGGTGCATGGCGTCGAAGTTAACGGCGCGGCGGTCGCGGAAGTGAAAAGTATCCTTCAGGAGGGATTCTTTTACGGACCGGTCGATGAGAAAAACGCCGCCCTGGTGGTCGGCGCGTGCGTAGGCGGCGGCCTCCACTGGCGCGTCAGCACCGACGCTGAGCCCCAGGCTCCGCCCGTCGCGCATCTCGATCTCCACGCGCACCTCGGGGTTCGCGAGCCCGAATTGCGCGAAGTCCACGGACTCCAGGTCGTGCTGCTTGCGCAGGTCCTCGAGTTCGCGCAGGAGGTCCTCGACGCGCACCTTGTCGGCGTAGGTTTCGAGAGGATTCTTCAAGCGCCACTCCCAGAGTTTATCCCTGGCTTCGGGTGCCTCCGCGTCGAGCCGCTCGAATTCCAAAGATTCTCCCTCAAGGCGCTTCAGGGCGACGCGGGCGACGTCGTCGCGCACGAGCGAGAAGACGCTCTTCTCCTCCTTCTCGCGCTCCTTCTTTGCCTTCTGCCCGGGGAACTCCACGAGGAAGAGGTAGGCCACGAGGCCCGCGAGAATCAGGATGGCTACGAGCGCGCCGCGGAATTTCATGAGGCTTCCATTATATAACACGCCCCGGCCCCGCAGGGTTCCACGGCACGGAAGCGATGGAGCGGGCCTCGACGCCGAGCGGGGAGGGCCGGAAGTCGCGGATTAATCCGAAGAAGGAAATAGGGCGGGGGTAGTCTCTCCGCCCGAATCGCCGTCACTCACCGCCATCTCGTCCATGGCCTTCATCTGAAGCAACAGGGCGCGCAGCTGGCCCACGGATTGCTGGCACTCCTGGTGGGCGTTCTGGATCATAGTGAGGCCGCGCGCCATGTGCCCCTCGAGCCGTTCGCTCAGTCCTTCCGTGAGCACGGCGAAGCGTTCGACGGACTGGTGGAGGCGATCGAGGTCGAGGCGGGTCTGAAACCGCCGCTGCATCTGCATAAGAGTCAGAAGATAGGGAAGCAGCATGCTGTAGGAAACCACGAACACCCCTTGGCGCGACGCCTCGTAGTGGGAGCGACGTGTCTCGACATGGCGGCTGTCGGGAAGGGCCAATATCGCGTAGCTTTCCGTCACGTTCGTGTCGATGTATTGCTGCACGTCCCGGACCGCTTTATCAAAATTCTCATTCATCTTGGAATCAAGAGGCACGAACTTTCCGTTGGGAAGTTTAATGGCAAACTCGACGGGCTTGTTCTTGATCACGAGATTGGTGCGCACCATATCGGTGGGAAGCGCACCCAGAATGTCCGCCACGAGGTTCTCCCCCGCTTCTCCCTTGCTCTGACTTCCAAGAAGCTTGGCCTCGAGTTTTCCGACGGCTTCGGCGATGCGCTGTTCCTCCTGAAGGCGCGCCTCATAATCGGCCTTCATCTTGACGATGAGCGTCTGGGTTTCTCCTATCTGCTTCTGGACTTTCTCCTGCGCCTTAATATCTTGCTCCGAAAAAGAGGAGATCTTGTGAAGCTCTCCCGAATGCGCCTCTGCCTTTGTATAGATAAATTTCGTCCGCTCCTCCAACGCGGCGATCGCTTTCGTCTGGTCCCCGATTACACGCTGAATGTTCTGAAGCAGGTTGTCGACGGTTCCCCAACGATCTTCCCCGCCCGTCGCCGACGCGGTTTGTTTGCCCCGTCCCAGCCACCAGGCAACGGGAAGCGCGAGAACAAGGAGAACAATCGCGACGATCCACCCGGTCATGCGCTCACTCCCACTCGATCGTAGCGGGCGGCTTCGTCGTCACGTCGTAGGCGACGCGGTTGACTCCCTTCACCTCGTTCACGATGCGCGTGGCGACGCGGTTCAAGAGCGCGTCGGGCAGGCGCGCCCAGTCGGCCGTCATGAAGTCCTCGGTGGTGACGGCCCGGAGCGCCACGACGTTCTCGTAGCTGCGCCCGTCGCCCATCACGCCCACGCTCCTGACGGGAAGCAGCACGGCGAAGGCCTGCGCCGTGCCGCGGTAGTGCCCCTCGGCGCGGAGCTCCGAGATGAAAATGTCGTCGGCCCGCTGAAGCACGGCGACGTGCTCCGGCGTCACCTCGCCCAGGATGCGCACGGCGAGCCCGGGGCCGGGAAAGGGATGGCGCCAGATAATTTCTTCCGAAAGGCCGAGCTCGAGCCCCGCGCGCCGCACCTCGTCCTTGAAGAGGAACCGGAGCGGCTCGACGAGCTCGAACGGAAGCACCTCGGGGAGGCCGCCCACGTTGTGGTGCGTCTTGATGACCGCCGAGGGCCCCTTCACCGACGTGCTCTCGATGACGTCGGGATAGAGCGTTCCCTGCGCCAGGAATTTCGCGTCCTTGAATTTCCTGGCCTCCTCCGCGAATATCTCGATGAAGAGGCCGCCGATGATCCGGCGTTTTTCCTCCGGGTCCTCGACGCCGCTCAGGGCGGCGAAGAAGCGCTCGCCCGCGTCCACGCGGTGCACCTTCAAGCGCAGCTTTTCCGCGAAAGTCTCCATGACGACGTCGCCCTCGTCGAGGCGCAGAAGGCCCGTGTCCACGAAGATGCACTGCAGCTGGTCGCCCACGGCCCGGTGGATGAGCGTCGCCGCGACGGACGAGTCGACGCCGCCCGAGAGGCCGCACACCACGGCGCCGCCGCCGACTTTTTTCCGGATCGCCTCGACCGCCTCCTCGATGAACCGCGCGCTCGTCCAGCCGCCCCGGAATCCGCAAATTTCATAAAGGAAATTCCGGAGCATCGGCTTTCCTTGCGGCGTGTGCGAGACCTCGGGGTGGAACTGGATGCAGACCATCTTTTTATCCGGATGCTCGACGGCCGCGAAGGGGGAGTTGTCCGACGCGGCGATGCTTTGAAACCCCTCGGGTAGCGCCTCGACGCGGTCACCGTGGCTCATCCAGACTTTTCCTTTCTCCGAAAGACCCCGGAAGAAAATGCTCTCGTGCTGCGGAGAAATCTCCGCGTGGCCGTACTCGCGCTTTGCGGACGCCGCGACCTTCCCCCCGAGCGCCCGGCACATCCAATGCATCCCATAGCAGATGCCGAGTACGGGAATGCCGAGCTCCAGAATTCCAGGGTCGCCCTGGGGAGCGCCCCTGTCGTAGACGCTCTGGGGACCGCCCGAGAGAATCAGCCCCTTCGGAGCAAGGCGCTTGATCTCGTCCACCGGGACGGAAAAGGGAAGAATTTCGGAATAGACGTTCAGCTCCCGGACGCGCCGCGCGATGAGCTGCGTGTACTGGGAGCCGAAGTCGAGAACGAGGAGACTTTCTTGCATTTAAGCAGCCACTGGCTACTTACCTAGACTTTCCCCGGGTGCCGGTTCCTCCACGGGCTCTCCCACTCGGGGTCGCGCCATGGAAAATCCTTGCGCTCGGGATGTCCCTCGAAGCCCTCCCACGTCAGAATGCGCCGCAGGTCGGGGTGCCCCTCGAACACGACGCCCATCGTGTCGTAGACCTCGCGCTCGAACCAGTCCGCGCCCTTCCAGATGGGCGCAAGCGACAGCGCTTTGCAGTCGTCCTCCGGCACGGGCACGCGCAGGATGATTTGCGTGTTCTTCACGGTGGAGTAGAGCACGTAGACCACGGTGAAGCGCGGCGTTCCCTCCTCCGGCCGGTAACTCTTGTGCTTGAGATAGTCCACGGCCGTCACCTCGGCGCAGTAGTCGTAGCCCTCGGCATGGAGCGCCTTCGCGACCTCGAAGACATGCTCCCTTGCCACCTCGGCGAACACGTCGCCCTGCGGCGAGGCGTACACTTGGGCCTTATCCGCGAAGCGTTCCTTCAGGAGTGAGACGTCCCAGCGGTCGGGGGGGGTGACGGCTTTTACAGAAGAATCTTTCATATTGCTACGCCTCCGTAATTGTGTTGTAGGGAAGCACCGAGCTTCAGGGGTTCTTGAAATCTTTCTCTTATGCCTTCCACGTAGTTTCCGTTGATTTCGATCATTATAAAATTCCGTCCCAGCGCCTGAGCGACATACCCCGTGGTACCGACGCCGGCCACGGGGTCCAGCACGACGTCTCCTTCCTTTGTCGAAGTTAGGATCACCCTTCGGAGCAATTCCGCGGGCTTCTGCGTGGAGTGGAGTTTTTCTCCGTTTTCGCCCTTCAGCCTCTCCCTGCCGTTGCAAACGGGAAGCGTCCACACGTTCGCGCCGACCTTGCCCACGCCGAATTCCTTGGCCGACTTCTTGTCGAACGTGTATTTCTTCGCCTTCTTGTCCGTCACGGCCCAGATGAGCGTTTCCGTGGCGTTCGTGAATCGGACGCCCAGCCAGTTGGGCATGGGGTTCGTCTTGAGCCAGATTACGTCGTTCAGTATCCAGTAGCCCAGGTCCTGCATGATCCGACCGATGCGGAATATGCTGTGGTAGGTGGCGATGATCCAGAGGGTCGCGTTGGGCTTCATGACGCGCTTGGTTTCATGGAGAAGACTTCGGATGAAGCGGTCGTACTCCCCGAACGAGTCGAACTTGTCCCATGCATCGTCCACCCCGTCCACGTGCGTTTTGACGCTCCATCTTTTCAGCGTCTTCTTGGGAAGCTGCAAAAAGTACGGCGGGTCCAGGAAGGCCATATCCACCGACTCCCCGGGCAGTTTCTTGAGCACTCCGAGGGCGTCGCCCAGGATGACCTTGTTGAGCGCCGCGTCCAGGGAATAGCTCTTTTTCTTGGGGCTGTCCGCGACCACCATGCCTTGATTCTTTCGGGACTTGCCCCGATGCACGCATCGGGGCTTGCCGCCGGGGAGGAGGCGTGGCCGTGGGCGCGGCCTACGCGTTCGCCGCCGGCCCTTGCTTGATGCCGTGCCTTGTGAGGTCATCCAGATATTTTACCATCAAACCGCTCGTTTTGCCCGGCCGGGCGGCGGCTACCCCTTCGTCTCCACCAGGATGGTCACGGGGCCGTCGTTCACGAGTTCCACGCCCATCATGGCGCCGAATCTTCCCGTCTCGACCCGGACGCCGCACGCGCGGCATGCGGCGACGAATTTTTCGTAAAGCGGCTCGGCCTCTTCGGGCGGCGCGGCCCGCACGAACGACGGGCGCCGCCCCTTGCGGCAGTCGCCCGCGAGCGTGAACTGCGAGACCGCGAGGATCGAGCCTCCCACCTCGAGTAGCGAGCGGTCCATGTTCTTGTGCTCGCCCTCGGGTCCTTCGGCCGGAAAGATTCTCAGGTTGACGATTTTCTCGGCGAGCCACCCGGCTTCCTTATCCGTGTCGCCGCGCTCGACGCCCAGGAGCACGACGAAGCCGCGGCCGATTTCCGCAACTTTTTCCCCATCCACGGAAACGTTCGCGCGGGAAACACGCTGGACGACGGCTTTCACGATTTTTCCCGCCTTCCCCGCTCCCACTCAAGGAGCGCCGTCTTGGTCTTCGAGTGCATCTTCCCGCTGTAGCCGCCGAGGCCGTCCGCCGCTACGACGCGGTGGCAGGGCATGAAGGGCGCATGGGGGTTCGCGCGCATGGCCTGCCCCACGGCGCGCGCCGCGCGGGGGCGGCCGATTCTTTTCGCCACCTCGCCGTACGTCAACGTCCTCCCCGGCGGGATGGCGCTTACCACCTTGTAGACCCTTTTCTGAAAAAACGTGAGCGCGCCCGTGTCGAGCGGGATGCCTTTCACGTTCCGTCCCGCGAAGAAGGCGCGGAGCCAGCGGCGCTCCTTCTCGGTGCCTTCGGTTTTTTTTCCCCTTTCGGCGCTGGTGCGCTTAATGTCAACGCTTTCAATCTTTCCGCCGCTCCAGCGGAACGTAGTGAGAAAACCGTGCTCGTACACGGTGACGGTCCGCGCGGGCTCTTTACTCATGGGCGCCTCTCGAAGATTCAGGAAGTTTTCTCCGGAACACGGAGCGAAGCTCTCCGATTTCCCGGGCGCCAAGAAGCGCGGCCGCGAGGAAGTACACCGCGGCGCCGACGGCGATGACAACGCCCAGGCGCAACGCCTTCTCGCCGAGCGCGGCGGTCTCGTGCAGAGAAATTTTCTCCGCGACAAACCACACGACCGCCCCCATGACGGCCGTGGCCGCCAGGGTGCGCGCAAGCGAGGCGCCCAATTCCCCCAGGGCGACGCGTCCCCTGCGTTTGAGGAAGACTGCGAACAGGAGCCCCGCGTTCAGGTAGGCGGCGCACGAGGTCGCGAGCGCGATGCCCCCGTGCGAGAGCGGCCCCACGAGCCACGCCATGAGCAGGACGTTTGCGGCGAACGCCGCGAACGCGGCGCGCACGGGCGTCTTCGTGTCCTTTTCCGCGTAGAAGACCGCCACGACCACCTTCACGGCCGCGTAGCCCGCGAGCCCGAGGGCGTAGAAGAGGAGCGCGAACGCCGTCATCTCCACGGAGCGCGCGTCGTAGCTTCCGCCGAGAAAGAGCGTCTCGATGATGGGCCCGCGAAGGAGGATGAGGCCCGCCGCGGAGGGAATCATGATGAAGAAGGTGGCGCGAAGGGCGAAGACGAGCGTCTCCTTGACGCGCTCGAGCTCGCCGCGCGCGGCGAAGCGGCTCATGGCGGGCAGGATGACCGTCGCGATGCCGAGGGCGTAAACGCCGTACGTGAGCTCCATGACGCGGTCGGCGTAGTAGAGCGAGGAGACGCTCCCCGGGTCGAGGTAGGTGGCGACCAAGGTGCCCACAAGAATGTTGATTTGGGTGATGCCCGCGCCGAAGGCGGCGGGAACGAAAAGCCACGCGACCTCGAGGACGCGCCGCGACAGGATTTTTCCCCTCGCGCGTAGGCGGAAGCCGCGCCGCCAGAGGAACGGAATCTGGAAGGAAAGCTGAAGAATTCCTCCCGCGAGGACGCCCCACGCGAGGGCGCGCACGGGCTCCTCCATGCGGCGCCCGAAAACAAGCGCCGCGGCTATGATGGATAAATTCAGAAGCACCGGCGTGAACGCCGACGGCCCGAAGACGCCCACGCTGTTGAGGAGCGCCATGGCGAGCGCGGCGAGGCATATGAAGAAGAGGTAGGGGAAAATGATTCGGTTCAGGAGGACGGCGTCATCTAGGACGACGTCCGCATGCCGCTCGGCGAAGCCCGTGACGGAAAGTAGCTGCGCCGAGAAGACCACGCCCGCGAGCGTCACGACGGCCAGCACGGCCCCGACGACGAAGAAAAGCCGCGCGGCGAGCGTCCAGCCCGCCTCCTCGCCCTCGCGCTCGCGCACCTCGGTGAAGACGGGAACCACGGCGGCCGTGAGCGCGCCCTCACCCATCAGGCGGCGGAAGGTGTTCGGGAGGCGAAAAAGCGCGTAGAACGCGTCCGCGAAGAGCGAGGTGCCCAGGAGGTACGCGATGACGCGGTCGC
The DNA window shown above is from Acidobacteriota bacterium and carries:
- the murJ gene encoding murein biosynthesis integral membrane protein MurJ, which translates into the protein MAGEREILRSASVVGANTLLSRILGYVRDRVIAYLLGTSLFADAFYALFRLPNTFRRLMGEGALTAAVVPVFTEVREREGEEAGWTLAARLFFVVGAVLAVVTLAGVVFSAQLLSVTGFAERHADVVLDDAVLLNRIIFPYLFFICLAALAMALLNSVGVFGPSAFTPVLLNLSIIAAALVFGRRMEEPVRALAWGVLAGGILQLSFQIPFLWRRGFRLRARGKILSRRVLEVAWLFVPAAFGAGITQINILVGTLVATYLDPGSVSSLYYADRVMELTYGVYALGIATVILPAMSRFAARGELERVKETLVFALRATFFIMIPSAAGLILLRGPIIETLFLGGSYDARSVEMTAFALLFYALGLAGYAAVKVVVAVFYAEKDTKTPVRAAFAAFAANVLLMAWLVGPLSHGGIALATSCAAYLNAGLLFAVFLKRRGRVALGELGASLARTLAATAVMGAVVWFVAEKISLHETAALGEKALRLGVVIAVGAAVYFLAAALLGAREIGELRSVFRRKLPESSRGAHE
- a CDS encoding MGMT family protein, encoding MSKEPARTVTVYEHGFLTTFRWSGGKIESVDIKRTSAERGKKTEGTEKERRWLRAFFAGRNVKGIPLDTGALTFFQKRVYKVVSAIPPGRTLTYGEVAKRIGRPRAARAVGQAMRANPHAPFMPCHRVVAADGLGGYSGKMHSKTKTALLEWERGRREKS
- a CDS encoding D-tyrosyl-tRNA(Tyr) deacylase — protein: MKAVVQRVSRANVSVDGEKVAEIGRGFVVLLGVERGDTDKEAGWLAEKIVNLRIFPAEGPEGEHKNMDRSLLEVGGSILAVSQFTLAGDCRKGRRPSFVRAAPPEEAEPLYEKFVAACRACGVRVETGRFGAMMGVELVNDGPVTILVETKG
- the rmuC gene encoding DNA recombination protein RmuC, whose amino-acid sequence is MTGWIVAIVLLVLALPVAWWLGRGKQTASATGGEDRWGTVDNLLQNIQRVIGDQTKAIAALEERTKFIYTKAEAHSGELHKISSFSEQDIKAQEKVQKQIGETQTLIVKMKADYEARLQEEQRIAEAVGKLEAKLLGSQSKGEAGENLVADILGALPTDMVRTNLVIKNKPVEFAIKLPNGKFVPLDSKMNENFDKAVRDVQQYIDTNVTESYAILALPDSRHVETRRSHYEASRQGVFVVSYSMLLPYLLTLMQMQRRFQTRLDLDRLHQSVERFAVLTEGLSERLEGHMARGLTMIQNAHQECQQSVGQLRALLLQMKAMDEMAVSDGDSGGETTPALFPSSD
- a CDS encoding NADH-quinone oxidoreductase subunit C, with the translated sequence MKDSSVKAVTPPDRWDVSLLKERFADKAQVYASPQGDVFAEVAREHVFEVAKALHAEGYDYCAEVTAVDYLKHKSYRPEEGTPRFTVVYVLYSTVKNTQIILRVPVPEDDCKALSLAPIWKGADWFEREVYDTMGVVFEGHPDLRRILTWEGFEGHPERKDFPWRDPEWESPWRNRHPGKV
- a CDS encoding site-specific DNA-methyltransferase, giving the protein MVVADSPKKKSYSLDAALNKVILGDALGVLKKLPGESVDMAFLDPPYFLQLPKKTLKRWSVKTHVDGVDDAWDKFDSFGEYDRFIRSLLHETKRVMKPNATLWIIATYHSIFRIGRIMQDLGYWILNDVIWLKTNPMPNWLGVRFTNATETLIWAVTDKKAKKYTFDKKSAKEFGVGKVGANVWTLPVCNGRERLKGENGEKLHSTQKPAELLRRVILTSTKEGDVVLDPVAGVGTTGYVAQALGRNFIMIEINGNYVEGIRERFQEPLKLGASLQHNYGGVAI
- a CDS encoding DUF4340 domain-containing protein, which translates into the protein MKFRGALVAILILAGLVAYLFLVEFPGQKAKKEREKEEKSVFSLVRDDVARVALKRLEGESLEFERLDAEAPEARDKLWEWRLKNPLETYADKVRVEDLLRELEDLRKQHDLESVDFAQFGLANPEVRVEIEMRDGRSLGLSVGADAPVEAAAYARADHQGGVFLIDRSVKESLLKDTFHFRDRRAVNFDAMHLLRMAVRRPEESLALEKRDNAWRLVEPQASPAEKEAVDDFLYALEHMSASSVVSEHAAGTERRAHGLGAPYLDVELVEKRGEGERTTDVLFGKEDDKLYALRDWDQALLEIESPSWEKLDVSFDALRRKRLFTLPKWEVSRVEVKNPEGSYVLAKEDWTWRVLEPEGEKDPDRMQADDVISTITHLRASGFSPVPEDEAPLGLDEPFLQLRAGSDERSESASFGRGPEDGRVYARVEGWDDTLLVVEESSLEILLKPYAYLLEPTPEHEKLSEELMKH
- the guaA gene encoding glutamine-hydrolyzing GMP synthase → MQESLLVLDFGSQYTQLIARRVRELNVYSEILPFSVPVDEIKRLAPKGLILSGGPQSVYDRGAPQGDPGILELGIPVLGICYGMHWMCRALGGKVAASAKREYGHAEISPQHESIFFRGLSEKGKVWMSHGDRVEALPEGFQSIAASDNSPFAAVEHPDKKMVCIQFHPEVSHTPQGKPMLRNFLYEICGFRGGWTSARFIEEAVEAIRKKVGGGAVVCGLSGGVDSSVAATLIHRAVGDQLQCIFVDTGLLRLDEGDVVMETFAEKLRLKVHRVDAGERFFAALSGVEDPEEKRRIIGGLFIEIFAEEARKFKDAKFLAQGTLYPDVIESTSVKGPSAVIKTHHNVGGLPEVLPFELVEPLRFLFKDEVRRAGLELGLSEEIIWRHPFPGPGLAVRILGEVTPEHVAVLQRADDIFISELRAEGHYRGTAQAFAVLLPVRSVGVMGDGRSYENVVALRAVTTEDFMTADWARLPDALLNRVATRIVNEVKGVNRVAYDVTTKPPATIEWE